From the genome of Rathayibacter sp. VKM Ac-2759, one region includes:
- a CDS encoding aminotransferase class V-fold PLP-dependent enzyme, whose translation MHPLDAQDPLAPYPELFVRTPEVRSYLDGNSLGRPLRASVEGLARFAEEEWGGRLIRGWAESWLDRPLEVGDALGAAALGAAAGQTVVADSTTVLLYKLARAAVARQAAEGRDEIVVDTDNFPTDRYVLEGIAAETGSTLRWITSDPERGVSTEDLAPVLGDRTALVLLSHVAYRSGFLADAAAITAQAHAAGALVLWDASHSVGSVPMHLDAWEADLAVGCSYKYLNGGPGAPAWAYVASRHQDSLAQPIQGWMGVADMFEMGPGYTPAAGMRRFLSGTPPITAMVAMQDMIALIGSVGMPAVRAKSEAMTAYALELADEWLVPLGVRVATPRAPRERGSHVTIAHDSFAALVPRLQAEGIIPDFRRPDGIRIGLSPLSTTFAELELGMAAIRSSLIE comes from the coding sequence ATGCATCCGCTCGACGCTCAGGACCCGCTCGCGCCGTACCCCGAGCTCTTCGTCCGCACCCCCGAGGTGCGCTCCTACCTCGACGGCAACTCGCTCGGGCGACCGCTGCGGGCGAGCGTCGAGGGTCTCGCGCGCTTCGCGGAGGAGGAGTGGGGCGGGCGCCTCATCCGCGGCTGGGCGGAGTCGTGGCTCGACCGCCCGCTCGAGGTCGGCGACGCCCTCGGCGCGGCGGCGCTCGGTGCGGCCGCGGGGCAGACGGTGGTCGCCGACTCGACGACGGTGCTGCTCTACAAGCTGGCGCGCGCGGCCGTCGCGCGGCAGGCGGCGGAGGGTCGCGACGAGATCGTCGTCGACACCGACAACTTCCCCACCGACCGCTACGTGCTCGAGGGCATCGCGGCCGAGACCGGGAGCACCCTCCGCTGGATCACCTCGGACCCGGAGCGCGGAGTCTCGACGGAGGATCTCGCCCCGGTGCTCGGCGACCGCACCGCGCTCGTGCTGCTGAGCCACGTCGCCTACCGCTCGGGGTTCCTCGCGGACGCCGCCGCGATCACCGCGCAGGCGCACGCGGCGGGCGCGCTCGTGCTGTGGGACGCCTCCCACTCGGTCGGCTCGGTGCCGATGCACCTCGACGCGTGGGAGGCGGACCTCGCGGTCGGCTGCTCGTACAAGTACCTCAACGGCGGCCCGGGGGCGCCCGCGTGGGCGTACGTCGCCTCGCGGCACCAGGACTCGCTCGCGCAGCCGATCCAGGGCTGGATGGGCGTCGCCGACATGTTCGAGATGGGGCCGGGCTACACGCCCGCTGCCGGGATGCGCCGGTTCCTCAGCGGGACGCCGCCGATCACGGCGATGGTCGCGATGCAGGACATGATCGCGCTGATCGGCTCGGTGGGCATGCCCGCGGTCCGCGCGAAGTCGGAGGCGATGACGGCGTACGCGCTCGAGCTGGCCGACGAGTGGCTGGTGCCGCTCGGGGTGCGGGTGGCGACTCCGCGGGCGCCCCGGGAGCGCGGCTCGCACGTGACGATCGCGCACGACTCGTTCGCGGCGCTCGTGCCGCGGCTGCAGGCGGAGGGGATCATCCCCGACTTCCGCCGGCCGGACGGCATCCGGATCGGGCTGTCGCCGCTGTCGACGACGTTCGCCGAGCTGGAGCTCGGGATGGCGGCGATCCGGAGCTCGCTGATCGAGTAG
- a CDS encoding ChaB family protein has protein sequence MPRDEQIPSTIERSDQHAQALWSAAHDSAVESYGDGERAHRTAFAALKHEYEKVGDHWERKAEKGPSDDRAAQRGPGGDGETAGGVDANATKAHLLDLAKRLDIRGRSRMTKPELVDALQRENTKRTRKAAD, from the coding sequence ATGCCCCGTGACGAGCAGATCCCGTCCACGATCGAGCGCTCCGACCAGCACGCGCAGGCCCTGTGGTCGGCCGCGCACGACTCCGCCGTGGAGAGCTACGGAGACGGCGAGCGCGCCCACCGCACCGCGTTCGCCGCGCTGAAGCACGAGTACGAGAAGGTCGGCGACCACTGGGAGCGCAAGGCCGAGAAGGGCCCGTCCGACGACCGCGCCGCCCAGCGCGGACCCGGCGGCGACGGTGAGACCGCGGGCGGAGTCGACGCGAACGCCACCAAGGCGCACCTCCTCGACCTCGCGAAGCGCCTCGACATCCGCGGCCGCTCGCGCATGACCAAGCCCGAGCTCGTCGACGCCCTCCAGCGCGAGAACACGAAGCGCACCCGCAAGGCCGCCGACTGA
- a CDS encoding D-arabinono-1,4-lactone oxidase — MTQRSNWAGTYEYRAADIIEPESIEEVQRLVRENDRVRALGTRHSFNPLPDTPGALLHLGRLASDPVIDADANTITVGGATRYGIVASHLHSNGYALHNMGSLPHISVAGAISTGTHGSGDRNANLSSAVSALELVTADGSLRTIRRGEPGFEGVVVGLGAFGIVTRVTLDIQPTFDVRQDAFVDLPWDRVLDDFDAITSSAYSVSLMTHWSSPTVEQLWLKTKVENGSVADVDATHLGAIAASASLFAVSEGVDSNLNPFGGSVGPWSERLPHFRLDRGPSAGDEIQSEYMVPRENIREALVALRAIGERIDEVLLITELRTMAGDDQWLSPASGRDSVGIHFTFAKDRAGVDAVLPAVEGALLPLGARPHWGKHFLAGASEIAPLYPHLADWRALRSEWDPAGTFASDFVQERLLG, encoded by the coding sequence ATGACGCAACGGAGCAACTGGGCCGGCACCTACGAGTACCGCGCCGCCGACATCATCGAGCCCGAGTCGATCGAGGAGGTGCAGCGCCTTGTCCGCGAGAACGACCGCGTCCGCGCGCTCGGCACCCGCCACTCCTTCAACCCGCTCCCCGACACCCCGGGCGCCCTGCTGCATCTCGGCCGCCTCGCCTCCGACCCGGTGATCGACGCCGACGCGAACACGATCACGGTCGGAGGCGCCACCCGCTACGGCATCGTGGCCTCGCACCTGCACAGCAACGGCTACGCCCTGCACAACATGGGGTCCCTCCCCCACATCTCGGTCGCGGGCGCGATCTCGACCGGCACCCACGGCTCCGGCGACCGCAACGCCAACCTCTCCTCCGCCGTCTCGGCGCTCGAGCTCGTCACCGCCGACGGGTCGCTGCGCACGATCCGGCGCGGCGAGCCCGGCTTCGAGGGCGTCGTCGTCGGACTCGGCGCCTTCGGCATCGTCACCCGCGTCACCCTCGACATCCAGCCGACCTTCGACGTCCGCCAGGACGCCTTCGTCGACCTCCCCTGGGACCGCGTGCTCGACGACTTCGACGCGATCACCTCCTCGGCCTACAGCGTCAGCCTCATGACGCACTGGTCGAGCCCGACCGTCGAGCAGCTCTGGCTGAAGACCAAGGTCGAGAACGGCTCCGTGGCGGACGTCGACGCGACGCACCTCGGCGCGATCGCCGCCTCGGCCAGCCTCTTCGCCGTGTCGGAGGGCGTCGACTCGAACCTCAACCCGTTCGGCGGCTCCGTCGGACCGTGGTCGGAGCGCCTCCCGCACTTCCGCCTCGACCGCGGGCCGAGCGCCGGCGACGAGATCCAGAGCGAGTACATGGTGCCGCGCGAGAACATCCGGGAGGCGCTCGTGGCGCTCCGCGCGATCGGCGAGCGGATCGACGAGGTGCTGCTGATCACCGAGCTGCGCACCATGGCGGGCGACGACCAGTGGCTCTCCCCCGCATCCGGTCGCGACAGCGTCGGCATCCACTTCACCTTCGCGAAGGACCGCGCGGGAGTCGACGCGGTGCTGCCCGCCGTCGAGGGCGCGCTGCTGCCGCTCGGCGCCCGCCCGCACTGGGGGAAGCACTTCCTCGCCGGCGCGTCCGAGATCGCGCCGCTGTACCCGCACCTCGCCGACTGGCGCGCGCTGCGCTCGGAGTGGGACCCGGCCGGGACGTTCGCGAGCGACTTCGTGCAGGAGCGCCTCCTGGGCTGA
- a CDS encoding SDR family NAD(P)-dependent oxidoreductase: MTTTLITGANRSLGLETARRLLEAGHTVYAGMRDTADGDAVRALGAHAVQLDVLDAASVDAAIASLPALDVLVNNAGVLGTSFGVDDLSAEAMASVLDTNVTGIVRVTQAALPLLRRSAAPVIVNVASGVGWPRALSTPSADEFPVQAVPYAASKAAVIALTVQYAKNLPEFRINVTDPGYTATDFNGHGGHQTVTEGTDATVALALVGPDGPTGEFHSRHGRIEY, encoded by the coding sequence ATGACAACGACACTGATCACCGGAGCCAACCGCAGCCTCGGACTCGAGACCGCCCGCCGCCTCCTCGAGGCCGGCCACACCGTGTACGCCGGAATGCGCGACACCGCCGACGGGGACGCCGTCCGCGCCCTCGGAGCGCACGCCGTGCAGCTCGACGTCCTCGATGCGGCGAGCGTCGACGCCGCGATCGCCTCCCTCCCCGCCCTCGACGTGCTCGTCAACAACGCCGGCGTCCTCGGCACCTCGTTCGGCGTCGACGACCTGTCGGCGGAGGCGATGGCGAGCGTCCTCGACACCAATGTCACCGGGATCGTCCGCGTGACCCAGGCCGCACTGCCGCTGCTCCGGCGCTCGGCCGCGCCCGTGATCGTGAACGTCGCCTCCGGTGTCGGCTGGCCGCGGGCACTCTCCACCCCGAGTGCCGACGAATTCCCCGTGCAGGCCGTTCCGTACGCCGCGTCGAAGGCCGCGGTCATCGCCCTCACGGTGCAGTACGCCAAGAACCTGCCTGAGTTCCGCATCAACGTGACCGACCCGGGCTACACCGCGACCGACTTCAACGGGCACGGCGGTCACCAGACCGTGACGGAGGGCACCGACGCGACGGTCGCGCTCGCGCTCGTCGGCCCCGACGGCCCGACCGGCGAGTTCCACTCCCGCCACGGCCGCATCGAGTACTGA
- a CDS encoding helix-turn-helix transcriptional regulator, which produces MSEFASVLRSWRERVRPAEVGLPAGAGRRTSGLRREELAALAGVSVDYIVRLEQGRAVNPSGQLLGALAVALRLTEDERDHLFRVAGVAPPTRAQVPQHITAGVQRIVDRLGDVPLAVFTAAHDILLWNPLWAAINGDPSRFTGLDRNLVWRHFTQGHGGTDFDERHEEEFAADLVADLRAAVGRYPDDAALAHLVVRLRAASADFAARWSQAHVAEHRASRKTVTSTPVGPITVDCDVLSVTGGDLRIVVYTVVPGSDDEARLDLLRVTGLQELSPTI; this is translated from the coding sequence ATGAGCGAGTTCGCGAGCGTGCTGAGGTCGTGGCGCGAGCGCGTGCGCCCGGCGGAGGTCGGACTGCCCGCGGGAGCCGGCCGGCGCACCTCCGGGCTCCGCCGCGAGGAGCTCGCCGCCCTCGCCGGCGTGAGCGTCGACTACATCGTGCGGCTCGAGCAGGGGCGGGCCGTGAACCCCTCGGGGCAGCTGCTGGGCGCCCTGGCCGTCGCCCTCCGGCTGACGGAGGACGAGCGCGACCACCTGTTCCGGGTCGCGGGAGTCGCGCCGCCGACCCGCGCGCAGGTGCCGCAGCACATCACGGCAGGGGTGCAGCGCATCGTCGACCGCCTGGGCGACGTGCCGCTCGCCGTGTTCACCGCGGCCCACGACATCCTGCTCTGGAACCCGCTCTGGGCCGCGATCAACGGCGACCCCTCGCGCTTCACCGGGCTCGACCGCAATCTCGTCTGGCGGCACTTCACGCAGGGGCACGGGGGCACCGACTTCGACGAGCGGCACGAGGAGGAGTTCGCGGCCGACCTCGTCGCCGACCTGCGCGCCGCCGTGGGCCGCTACCCCGACGACGCCGCGCTCGCCCACCTCGTCGTGCGGTTGCGGGCGGCCTCGGCCGACTTCGCCGCGCGCTGGTCGCAGGCGCACGTCGCCGAGCACCGCGCGAGTCGCAAGACGGTCACGAGCACGCCCGTCGGACCGATCACCGTCGACTGCGACGTGCTCTCGGTGACCGGCGGCGACCTGCGGATCGTGGTCTACACGGTCGTGCCGGGCTCGGACGACGAGGCGCGGCTCGACCTGCTGCGGGTGACGGGGCTGCAGGAGCTGTCTCCGACGATCTGA
- a CDS encoding metalloregulator ArsR/SmtB family transcription factor, with the protein MVVYELSDADVNRMFRALADATRRDIVRRTLREEVSVSQLADRYDMSFAAVQKHVAVLEEAMLVTKRPLGRERLVRGNPERLRQAQRLLDGFEEIWRGRVDRLDALLAADTDPTAQDDEGRPTDRLH; encoded by the coding sequence ATGGTTGTATATGAACTCTCCGACGCCGACGTCAACCGGATGTTCCGGGCGCTGGCCGACGCGACCCGGCGCGACATCGTCCGGCGGACCCTCCGGGAAGAGGTGTCCGTCTCGCAGCTCGCCGACCGCTACGACATGTCGTTCGCGGCGGTGCAGAAGCACGTCGCCGTGCTCGAGGAGGCGATGCTCGTGACCAAGCGGCCGCTCGGCCGCGAGCGCCTGGTGCGCGGCAATCCCGAGCGCCTCCGCCAGGCCCAGCGCCTGCTCGACGGGTTCGAGGAGATCTGGCGCGGACGCGTGGATCGGCTCGACGCCCTGCTCGCCGCCGACACCGATCCGACCGCCCAGGACGACGAAGGCCGTCCGACCGACCGACTCCACTGA
- a CDS encoding SRPBCC family protein has translation MPITSVEKDLDRLTLTIVADFTASVQRVWDAYVDPRQIERFWGPPTYPATFLRHDAEVGGSSVYRMTGPDGDEHYGRWDWTAVDRPHSFEVIDRFADETGAADSGLPAMRAVFAFDETESGTRLTTTSFFDSLDQLEQLVAMGMEEGTREAMAQIDAVLADLASFAADRAVESQILSDTQVRVSRVVRGGIEQVWRAHNDPDLMRRWMLGPDGWSMPVCEIATEVGESYRYEWQRDGGDERFGFTGELLESEAPVRAVTTEAMIGMDAPATLNELTLTPTRGGTLLTVVITYADAAQRDAILATGMTGGMETSYARLEGLLDATPVAAG, from the coding sequence ATGCCCATCACCTCCGTCGAGAAGGATCTCGACCGGCTGACGCTCACGATCGTCGCCGACTTCACCGCCTCCGTCCAGCGCGTCTGGGACGCCTACGTCGACCCGCGGCAGATCGAGCGCTTCTGGGGGCCGCCGACCTACCCGGCCACCTTCCTCCGCCACGACGCCGAGGTCGGCGGCAGCAGTGTCTACCGGATGACCGGGCCCGACGGCGACGAGCACTACGGCCGCTGGGACTGGACGGCCGTGGACCGACCGCACTCGTTCGAGGTGATCGACCGGTTCGCCGACGAGACGGGCGCAGCCGACTCCGGACTCCCCGCCATGCGGGCCGTCTTCGCCTTCGACGAGACCGAGAGCGGCACCCGGCTGACCACCACGTCGTTCTTCGACTCGCTCGACCAGCTCGAGCAGCTCGTCGCGATGGGCATGGAGGAGGGCACTCGCGAGGCGATGGCCCAGATCGACGCGGTCCTCGCCGACCTCGCCTCCTTCGCCGCCGACCGCGCCGTCGAGTCGCAGATCCTGAGCGACACGCAGGTGCGGGTGTCGCGGGTGGTCCGCGGCGGCATCGAGCAGGTCTGGCGGGCGCACAACGACCCCGACCTGATGAGGCGGTGGATGCTCGGTCCCGACGGCTGGTCGATGCCCGTCTGCGAGATCGCGACCGAGGTCGGCGAGAGCTACCGCTACGAGTGGCAGCGCGACGGCGGCGACGAGCGGTTCGGCTTCACGGGCGAGCTCCTCGAGTCGGAGGCGCCTGTCAGGGCGGTCACCACCGAGGCGATGATCGGGATGGACGCCCCGGCGACCCTCAACGAGCTGACCCTCACTCCGACGCGCGGCGGCACGCTGCTGACCGTGGTCATCACCTACGCCGACGCCGCCCAGCGCGATGCGATCCTCGCGACCGGCATGACCGGCGGCATGGAGACGAGCTACGCCCGGCTCGAGGGGCTGCTGGACGCGACCCCCGTCGCGGCCGGCTGA